The Gossypium hirsutum isolate 1008001.06 chromosome A03, Gossypium_hirsutum_v2.1, whole genome shotgun sequence genome contains the following window.
AGGACGACATGTGCttatttatcaattccaaatattAAACCATGATTTGTATTTATCCAcgtaattttacttttttaattaaaactccAGATAAATGAGTATTTTTCTAATCAATACATTTTTAATCAAATCTTAAAGATAGATTACTTTTTCCTATAATTTTAGTATCAAACTATTAGTTAGTATAAATAACTAACcggaatttttaaataatttaatatttaaagctcAAAACACGTTTGATTAAGttaatattacaaattaattagatattaatttagttaaaaaataataaaatctctttctttcataaaatatattatatttatagtgAGATTTAAATATAAGCtatcataatttcaaaattatcactttaatcaaattctgtatgtctttaatataatttttttaaatatgtttattctACCTTTCAAGCATAATCTatggttaataataataaaaataaaataatcatattaaatttttaaaatacaaaatccAAATTCGCTATTTTCTTCCATTAAGCCATCTTACACTATTTACAATGCTGTCAAGGTCATCTAGTTTTGGACTTGTGCCTTCAAAGGGTGAATGATTCCACGTGGAAGGCGTGtatcattctttctttctttcttttttcttaaaaattttttCATACGCCTCTCTCTCCCCTTGCCGCCCCCCCGCCTCTTTAAATTTAACTTTCTCCTCATCCTTACCTTACACATCTGTTTCCTTTACGAAActgagccaaaaaaaaaaaagggaaatcgTCTTTCTCATTTATAGTTAAAAGAATATGTCGAGAGCTAGCGTCGAGCTTGATTTCTTTGGAATGGAGAAACAGAACTTCTGCAAATCTCGGTTTCAGAAATCTCTCGATCGCCGTCTAAGCTTTCGAGGTACCTCTAAAtctactttctttttctttttctttttgttctttgttttttcaATGGCTGAATCGTAATTAATTTTAACAGGTCTTCAAGGCGCCCTTTCGAAGGTGAATCCTGAGCTTATTAAAACCGTGATTGCCTCTAGTTTGAAGAACCCGCAGGGTCAGGATAATGTGTATCAGATGGACTCCAACAAGTCTTTTTCGGTCCCTTCCAGTCCTAAAGAAACTCAGAGTCTGTTTCCAGCTTTACCTCTTCTTAACCCTGCTGCCAGGTGCTCAATTAGTTCCTTACTTTCCATATAATTATCTTTTTGTTCTTCACAAAccggatttaaattttaaatcactGACGTGAAAATTGTGAATCTTCTTTTATTTAGGGCTACATCCGAGAATGGTCCTGAAATAGCTCCCTTAACCATTTTCTACAACGGAACGGTTTCCGTTTTTAATGTACCTCGAGATAAGGTTTGTTCAACAATAAGTtaattatccaatttttttaaaaaaaaacttgttttgttgttaaaataTTCAATGGTATTAACCTGTCTAAAATTTTGACTAGGCGGAGAGCATCTTAAAACTCGCGGTTGAAGTTGAAGGAAACTCAAAAAATGTTGAACCAATAGACTCAAAAGTGGCAAGTCCTCCTAGCGATCGACAACAGCTTCTTGAAACTCTCAATGGAGGTCAGAGTCTGCTTAATTTCCTcctttttttatttgcttatattatattttcatgaACTTGCTAAATTCGTGTAAAAAATCTGATATTGTTTCTAATCTTAATAAATTTATGCTAAAGTTAGCGGTTGTTTTGAATTTCTATGCAGATTTGCCAATCGCCCGGAGAAAGTCTTTGCAGAGATTTCTGGAAAAGCGCAAAGAgaggtattttttttttaattacgaaatcttactttaaaaaatgaaaaaaaaacaattgaaaggCATATTATCGaaaattcaaaatttcttaaagtcCGCTAGTTCACGATCCACATTGCctatattattttccatgctacAAGAACAATATCTGATCAGTCATTTGAGTTATAGTAATTCACAAATTCATTTTCTGAtcttaaaagtataattttacttatggttaattattaaatatatttaaaatataaaagaaaatcagAGGCTTATGAACAATCGTGCAGTAAAAacctaatagggactattttgcttGATTCCATTTAAGCACATGGAAAATGGAAAGTCTCAGTGTCggcaaaataatcaaataatgttTCCCTTGATGGTGTCTTCTAGACtgtatgattaaaaaaaaaatagttgtttacttctcaatttgaaatttgaatGTTGCACCGAAAGTTGAAAAAGGAAAAGCACACAGACACGGTAGTGAATAAGGAGAGCAGGACTCTGCCCTAATACTAAATATTTCTTAACCAATGTCTTTATTTGACCACaacttttttctaaaaaatatagttttgttatggttgaaataattaaattattattatgtaattaAAATCCGTCAAATAATAACGCGTgtcttttctttatttgttttcaGGATGACTTGTGCATCTCCATATGCTTGCTAGACCTTAAAAACCGTGTTTTTTGATGCCGTCCAAGTGGATGTGCAGTTTAATTGATCtaatattagttttttaataGCTATCCCTTAGGGCATGTAAAATACAAATCATAGACAGAGTAGAATGGCTGAATAATTAAGGACGGGGTGTTCGAAGTTTGAAGTTGAGAGGGAGAACGTTTTTGGTGATGGGGATGACTGACTTCCTACCACTTTCCTAATGCTTGTATCGACGGTCTAATTGGATgccattcttttttattttttattttttatttttaagtcacATGTACTGACTTTTCTCTTGGAAAAAGATACCTTGTTTCATTTCTTCTCTACttttgaaaaaagaagaagaagaagaaagtacTGTTCTCATTTTGAAGTCTATTCTAATATAAGCACGTGTTTTTATTGGTCTCTTAATTTGTTCTCCCTTTGTCTGGTGGCTTCTTTTTATCGTCCCCACTCGTAATAAAGCGAAAGCTCGGTTGGTATACCAAAACAGGCACGTGCTCAAAAAATTGATATGTTTTATGACGGGCCTATTCACTGGGCCTCATTTCTGGAATCCGTACGCATAAATTAAGGATTAAAAAAATGCTCTAACTCCACCCATTCTTCGTATTTAGATTTAAGTCCAATcgataaaatgtaaaacttttttttttaatttaagtttattacAGCGTTAAGtttattagaaattttttttacaattattaaatgagtttttcatttttatttattttaataattaaattaaatttgttaaattcaaaaaattaagagaataaattcttataaataaaagTAGGTAAAGAAATATAAGAATTTAGATATATTTTATCCTAAAAGCTATACGCTCtaacaatttatttgtttatgtgCAGCAGATTTCTTTTATAACAAAATATCTAGAGCTGATAAAATAGCGAAAGCTGGCTCGTATTTGTTTGAgttttaactcaaaaaaatttgagTCGACATAAATTCGtctcaaaatttgaaaaagtcCAACTTTATAAACAAACAACCATAGACATAAAtaattgatataaaaaataattaataataattttttacaaaattaaataatttttaaaaatatttatttaatatatttttaacccTATAATTATATAAGcatcataaatatattaaattaataattattaaaatctataaaattataaTCTAACTTTAAATCGGTATACTAAACTAATACATTACTAAAACATAAAAGAATATAATATAGTATAGAAcaattactaaaaatattaatacatatataactattattataatatatgttataataaaaaaatatatagtattacatgatattataatgtttaatcattgatgcatatatataaactattaatatattatataatatgatataacattatataatatagtaggaggattaatttttaaatatacaaaaattatagaTACTTGGAGCATATTTCAACTATCATAATAgcaaacaataatatataataagtaatatatactgtactactattatatataactattattataatatagattataaaatatatagtattatatgatattataatgtttaatcatttatgtatatatataaactattaatatatgatatgatatgatatagcaTTATATACTATGGTAGGAGGGCTAATTTTCAAATGCACGAAAAGTATATggacttagagcatatttcaactagtataataataaacaacaATATATAATACGTAATATATGATGTACTACTATTATaaagctattattataatttataataaaagatataatatttcataatattataatgtttaatcattggtgtatatatataaactattaatatattatatactatacgatatgatatgatataacataatataatataataggaTGGCTACCTTTCATATGTACAAAAACTATAGGGACTTAGAGTATATTtcaactaatataataataaaaaataataattaatttataataaataatgtacaactattatatataattattatataatagattataataaaagatatagtattatatgatattataatgtttaattattgatgcatatataaactattattatattatattatacatgatatgatatagcattatataatatagtaggagggttaatttttaaatataagaaaaatacagggatttagagcatatttcaactaatataataataaacaataatatataataaaattaatatataatgtactaccattatatataactattattatattattggtTATAATAAAATCTATAgtattatatgatattataatgtttaaacaTTGATGCATATATGtgaataaactattaaaatatattatatactatatgACATTATACAACATTATATAATAGAGTAGGAGGGTTAACTTTCAAATGtatgaaaagtatagagacttagagcatatttcaaccaatataataataaacaataatatatgttaataattaatatatgatgTACTACTATTAAATTATAGAATATAATAAAAGATACCATGTTACATTAGTTTAAAGTTTAATCATTGAAGCATATATATAAAGCAATGGTGAAACCAAGGGTTGGTAAAGGCTCCGACCCCCTGGAAtggaaaattgtaacaccccctaaccctgaaccatcgccggaacagggttacgaggcattaccggacatatcagacaacttacgaataattcagaaataaaataacattaatagtataatttaataactaagtccctataatgAACTCTCGAAgtctaaaacatgtattaaaagtgAAACATGACTCATTCAAGTACTCcggaaatttgtttttatataaatttcgaCAACATTTCTactttttttacataaaacctcTTGCAATTAAAACCGTATCcatttcaaacataaccaattTAACTAACTCATTTCCCAtactcattttctattctaaataccttctaatcaaactcaatcaatataatatcaatttaaatttatcaatgtactaattaaattgaaatggataaaattctttcattataattcttagacttgtaatactaacatttttttaaccatttatattcaaaacataataacctttatacacatcctatgtacatgccacattaccaaaagaaaatatgcaTCACCAAAAGTTTATTGAAGtcgggtctggctttggatgctggttcagtacttgacttctacaacctgcgcacggaaataaccgtacactgagtatgcatatactcagtggtatcactataattcaatttataattaaatacattaaatcacacacatacttttacattacagttatcatcacttaatgaacaatttaatctttttatgttatcatttgattatatatataccattcttatttctttatttcaattctcacctttcacatatgctatatcattcaaatttagttttatcagtaaatttatttcatttgtccctattaacttgactcggactcggcggatacacggattccaaccaacacaccaatacaGCACATTGCACCTTAACGGTATAAAATACCTAAACAGTAATAAAAAACggtagcagtaacagtaacattaacagtattcgacacacaaagtgtcgaatcgaaaacagtaacagtagtcggcataTAAGTGCCTGATTAGTAAGCCGGCAAAAACCcatactcttccatatcctatggcatgccaactatatccgactagcccgactagttaacagggtatttaatttacttttcaGTACAATTTCTACCTCAATTCAGTATCAAATATAATTCCTTATTTCAATCAGTTTCACAGTATTGCAGTAATTCATTACTTTagtaatttcacagttcaatGTAGTACATATAACAATATTCCGTAACTTCACAATTCAATTCAGTACTCAAAACAATATTCAGTATtccataattcagttcagtatGAGTCTTAATTTCAGTACCCaatcataaatttatcattttactaaacacttaccttaaaatacttatcacacataattagtaaattaaacacataataatgataaagtttgaattatagtgatacaaatcagaattctcttcggatttaatcctcgacgatcttttcttttcctttttgggccgatgcttcaggctcgatattagctATGAACAATTAAATGATTTCACAATCATTAACACAACACAatttaattgctgaaatttttatataacttttactttaattccaatttcaatcctaactaaacctatatatttttctttctcaattcataccttttTGCTACTCAATTTCTTGCCAAACTCCCATTTAACTAtctattttttatcatattttcataatttcgaatttattttaatttaatccctaaaactcaaaacttatagcttagtttacaattcaatcctttattcaattccaatcaaaatttctatcaaataaacccccaattccatcatttgttcaacataaaccctactaaaaaatctattaactttcaaaatttcaacttaatttcaacaaaactttgttctaaagcttttaaaacatcaaaattaagagaaaatgacttaattgacttaccaattaaaattttaagcttccaaaccctagtttttcctttaatttttcttttcttatttcttCCTGTAGCTTTCGAATGCTTCTCtgctttctttcctttttcttttgttttgtttctatttattttatgctttatttctttttactttatttaatttaatttatatttaattaataaatatctatttaacagcaaatatatatataacaattgaaCACACACATGTTTTACATTTTTCAATATCATCACtctacatttgtcataattttatttaattatcacataaaaatcttattttatagttatttaatgaataaatatctcttaattttaataataataaataataaatatctactaatttaaaaaaatatattacaattttataaatattatcattacatatgtatatttttatcaccTTACGCTTGTCATAATCATACtctatttaacatataaaaatcttatgatataattatcttaaattaattaatataattttataactaaaataatttatttacataattatattccaacaaaaaaaaatcttagatttttgttTAATCTTTGCCGCCTCACCTTTTACTTATGGCATAATTTCCATTTCAAtcctttatattttcttttaatctatattccaacttttaccccttattcaatttagcctttttcactaattactttaaattaagttaatttcacttaattaaagcctaattaaacacactactagatTCGCAAatattcctaataattatttacgaactcGGTTTACTAAGAtggaggcccgataacacacttttccGGTGCCTAtggattttgggtcgttacaaaaATCTTCCATTTGggtcattttataatttataaaattttaaattagcagtgataaaattacattttgacccccaaaatgataaaaagtttatttaattctttaaaaattataaagagatagacaattaaaatggtaaaattgtaaatatacaatttaatttcgcccccttcaaaattttatggcttcgcttataatataaactattaatatattatatactatatgATGTGATATAGCATTATATAGTATAGTAGGAGGGTTAATTTTCAAATGTagaaaaagtatagggactttgaGGATATTTCAACcagtataataaaaaataatatataataataattaatatcttATGTACTACTATACTATTATAGTATGTGATATAGTATTacataatgaaataatatatttaat
Protein-coding sequences here:
- the LOC121220826 gene encoding protein TIFY 9; the encoded protein is MSRASVELDFFGMEKQNFCKSRFQKSLDRRLSFRGLQGALSKVNPELIKTVIASSLKNPQGQDNVYQMDSNKSFSVPSSPKETQSLFPALPLLNPAARATSENGPEIAPLTIFYNGTVSVFNVPRDKAESILKLAVEVEGNSKNVEPIDSKVASPPSDRQQLLETLNGDLPIARRKSLQRFLEKRKERMTCASPYAC